In a genomic window of Methanoregula sp. UBA64:
- a CDS encoding PAS domain-containing response regulator encodes MTYSVLYVDDEPALLDIGKVFLEASGEFVVTTVPSVESALSEMTAQHFDAIISDYQMPVTNGLTFLKKIRADNNLIPFIIFTGQGREEIVIEAINAGADFYLQKGGAQKAQFAELAHKIKKAIELKKALHDLHDSERKFRMLVDNSFDGIIITSPTGDILFANNAAKEMAGAESVEEIIGKKNVMEFVAPLSKEVVLHDYEMVRQGTEGYISRYHIFNLKHEGMLVECIGKMITFQDAPAILVSLRDITDRHHP; translated from the coding sequence GTGACCTATTCCGTGCTCTATGTTGACGACGAACCGGCACTCCTCGATATTGGAAAGGTGTTCCTTGAAGCTTCGGGGGAATTTGTAGTTACCACGGTACCTTCCGTCGAATCTGCGCTCTCTGAAATGACCGCACAGCACTTCGACGCCATCATCTCCGATTATCAGATGCCGGTAACAAACGGCCTTACCTTTCTCAAAAAGATCCGGGCTGACAACAACCTGATCCCGTTCATCATCTTTACCGGCCAGGGCCGGGAAGAGATTGTCATCGAGGCGATCAATGCCGGGGCGGACTTCTATCTCCAGAAGGGCGGGGCCCAGAAGGCGCAGTTTGCCGAGCTTGCCCACAAGATAAAAAAAGCAATAGAGCTCAAAAAGGCGCTGCACGATCTCCACGACAGCGAGAGGAAATTCCGGATGCTGGTGGATAACTCTTTTGACGGGATTATCATTACCTCTCCCACCGGAGATATTCTCTTTGCCAACAATGCGGCAAAGGAGATGGCCGGAGCAGAATCGGTTGAAGAAATTATCGGGAAAAAGAACGTGATGGAGTTCGTTGCACCGTTGTCAAAGGAGGTGGTCCTTCACGACTACGAAATGGTACGGCAGGGCACTGAAGGATACATCTCCCGGTATCATATCTTCAACCTGAAACACGAGGGGATGCTGGTCGAATGTATCGGGAAGATGATCACGTTCCAGGATGCACCCGCGATACTGGTCTCCCTCCGGGATATCACCGACCGCCACCACCCGTAA
- a CDS encoding ComEC/Rec2 family competence protein, with protein MQKTGAILLLLCILAVSAGCTGTAPAVAGTPAPSPAPFLSPAAPAITATPAPAPALRNLSVFFIPVGQGDSILVITPNQKAILIDAGLADAAPDVIRLLRRENVSALDIALATHAHGDHIGGMPEVLENFPVHEFVWNGHPRKASPYTKLMAEIGKKKIPLTAVKAGDTLSLDPDLSIEVLNPPAPGFDDPNNNSIVLRMTYRNVSFLFTGDAAQASEASMLAGNMTLSADILKVGHHGNVHSTSAAFLAAVHPSLAIIEVGAASEGHHPSDKTLARLAQENVTVYRTDRDGIVEVSTNGTGYAVTALSPTVYTSAGRASA; from the coding sequence ATGCAAAAGACCGGCGCGATCCTGCTTCTTCTCTGCATCCTTGCGGTATCCGCCGGCTGTACCGGGACAGCCCCCGCGGTTGCAGGAACTCCCGCACCGTCACCGGCGCCGTTCCTTTCCCCGGCCGCTCCTGCCATAACTGCGACCCCTGCGCCCGCGCCGGCCCTCAGGAATCTCTCGGTCTTTTTCATCCCGGTCGGGCAGGGCGACTCGATCCTTGTTATCACACCGAACCAGAAGGCCATACTGATCGATGCCGGTCTCGCGGATGCTGCGCCGGACGTGATCCGTCTCCTGCGGCGCGAGAATGTCTCGGCGCTCGATATTGCGCTTGCCACCCATGCGCACGGCGACCATATCGGGGGGATGCCGGAGGTGCTTGAAAATTTCCCGGTCCATGAGTTTGTCTGGAACGGGCACCCGCGAAAGGCATCGCCCTACACGAAACTGATGGCAGAGATCGGGAAAAAGAAGATCCCGCTGACTGCAGTAAAGGCCGGGGATACCCTCAGCCTCGATCCGGACCTCTCCATTGAGGTCCTCAACCCGCCAGCGCCGGGCTTTGACGACCCGAACAACAACAGCATCGTGCTGCGCATGACCTACCGTAATGTCTCGTTCTTGTTTACCGGCGATGCAGCGCAGGCATCCGAGGCGTCCATGCTTGCCGGGAATATGACGCTCTCTGCCGATATCCTCAAGGTCGGCCACCACGGGAACGTGCACTCAACGAGCGCCGCATTCCTAGCCGCGGTCCACCCCTCGCTTGCCATCATCGAAGTGGGCGCTGCAAGCGAAGGCCACCACCCCTCGGACAAGACGCTTGCCCGGCTGGCACAGGAGAATGTTACCGTCTACCGGACCGACCGGGACGGGATCGTTGAGGTCTCGACTAACGGGACCGGCTATGCGGTCACTGCGCTTTCTCCCACAGTGTACACATCAGCGGGACGGGCATCCGCATAA